The Campylobacter sp. CNRCH_2014_0184h genome includes a window with the following:
- the secA gene encoding preprotein translocase subunit SecA encodes MFSSVFKAIFGTKNDREVKKYLKRVAQINALESKYQNLSDDELKQNFIDFKTQIQKEEKTLDQILNDVFAIVREVGKRTLNMRHFDVQLIGGMVLHEGKIAEMKTGEGKTLVATLPVVLNAMSGKGVHVVTVNDYLAKRDAEQMSAIYNFLGFSVGVILSEQNSDEAHKKAYECDITYGTNNEFGFDYLRDNMKFSKLEKVQREHNFVIVDEVDSILIDEARTPLIISGPTNRTLDGYIKANEVAKQMQKGQAAATPQELPSGDFVVDEKNRTIMITEAGISKAEKLFGVENLYSLDNAILAHQLDQALKAHNLFEKDVHYVLRDKEVVIVDEFTGRLSEGRRFSDGLHQALEAKEGVKIQEESQTLADITFQNYFRMYKKLAGMTGTAQTEATEFSQIYNLDVVSIPTNIPVARIDKDDLIYKTQEEKFKAVIEEIKKANAKGQPVLVGTASIERSEVFHNMLVKERIPHHVLNAKNHEQEALIIQDAGKKGAVTIATNMAGRGVDIKIDDEIRALGGLYIIGTERHESRRIDNQLRGRAGRQGDPGVSRFYLSLEDNLLRIFGGDRIKNIMERLGIEEGEHIESRIVTRAVENAQKKVESLHFESRKHLLEYDDVANEQRKTIYNYRNELLDEEFDLQDKILKNIVEYSNHLVSQIYLNAELEDDVKHFESLKQKVSYECNLELNEADFKDLGVIEVENKLSEILEKAYKDKMSIIEDKEARRIERILYLQILDNLWREHLYQMDILKTGIGLRSYNQKDPLVEYKKESYNLFMELVERIKFDSLKLLFNVVFTQKEAQNFEEKSHEQNEQFLSNTTESGVNENGEAQITKVPRNSPCPCGSGKKYKECHGKSGPKKGILA; translated from the coding sequence ATGTTTTCTAGTGTATTTAAAGCAATATTTGGCACAAAAAATGATCGAGAAGTAAAAAAATATTTAAAGAGAGTTGCACAAATTAATGCTTTAGAGTCAAAATACCAAAATTTAAGCGATGATGAATTAAAACAAAATTTTATAGATTTTAAAACACAAATTCAAAAAGAAGAAAAAACTTTAGACCAAATACTAAATGATGTTTTTGCAATAGTTAGAGAAGTAGGAAAAAGGACGCTTAATATGCGTCATTTTGATGTGCAATTAATCGGTGGCATGGTTTTGCATGAGGGAAAAATCGCTGAAATGAAAACTGGGGAAGGTAAAACCTTGGTTGCGACTTTGCCTGTTGTATTAAATGCTATGAGCGGTAAGGGCGTGCATGTGGTTACTGTAAATGATTATTTAGCCAAAAGAGATGCAGAGCAAATGAGTGCCATTTATAATTTTTTAGGTTTTAGTGTGGGGGTGATACTTTCAGAGCAAAATAGCGATGAAGCACATAAAAAAGCTTATGAGTGTGATATAACTTATGGTACAAATAATGAATTTGGCTTTGATTATTTGCGTGATAATATGAAATTTTCAAAACTTGAAAAAGTGCAAAGAGAACATAATTTTGTTATAGTTGATGAAGTAGATAGTATTTTAATAGATGAAGCAAGAACTCCACTTATTATAAGTGGGCCTACAAATAGAACTTTAGATGGTTATATTAAAGCAAATGAAGTAGCAAAACAAATGCAAAAAGGCCAAGCAGCTGCTACTCCTCAAGAATTACCAAGTGGTGATTTTGTTGTTGATGAGAAAAATAGAACTATTATGATTACAGAGGCTGGAATTTCTAAGGCAGAAAAATTATTTGGAGTAGAAAATTTATATAGTTTAGATAATGCAATATTAGCTCATCAGCTTGATCAGGCTTTAAAAGCACATAATTTATTCGAAAAAGATGTACATTATGTATTAAGAGATAAAGAAGTTGTAATTGTTGATGAATTTACAGGAAGGCTAAGTGAAGGAAGACGCTTTAGTGATGGTTTACACCAAGCATTAGAGGCTAAAGAAGGGGTAAAAATTCAGGAAGAAAGTCAAACTTTAGCAGATATTACTTTCCAAAATTATTTTAGAATGTATAAAAAGTTAGCAGGCATGACAGGTACTGCACAAACTGAGGCAACAGAATTTTCTCAAATATATAATTTAGATGTAGTTTCTATACCTACAAATATACCGGTTGCAAGAATAGATAAAGATGATTTGATTTATAAAACTCAAGAAGAAAAATTTAAAGCAGTTATTGAAGAGATAAAAAAAGCAAATGCAAAGGGTCAGCCAGTTTTAGTGGGAACTGCAAGTATTGAAAGAAGTGAAGTATTTCATAATATGCTTGTAAAAGAACGCATTCCTCATCATGTGCTTAATGCTAAAAATCACGAGCAAGAAGCTTTGATTATCCAAGATGCGGGTAAAAAAGGTGCAGTAACCATAGCTACTAATATGGCAGGTCGTGGCGTTGATATAAAAATAGATGATGAAATAAGAGCTTTAGGAGGGCTTTATATTATAGGAACTGAGCGCCATGAAAGTAGAAGAATAGATAATCAACTTCGTGGTCGTGCAGGGCGTCAAGGTGATCCTGGTGTAAGTAGATTTTATTTAAGTTTAGAGGATAATCTTTTGAGAATTTTTGGCGGTGATCGCATTAAAAATATCATGGAAAGATTGGGTATAGAAGAGGGTGAGCATATAGAAAGTCGCATTGTTACAAGAGCTGTAGAAAATGCTCAAAAAAAAGTTGAAAGTTTACATTTTGAAAGTAGAAAACATTTGCTTGAATATGATGATGTGGCTAATGAGCAAAGAAAGACTATCTATAATTATAGAAATGAATTACTAGATGAAGAATTTGATTTGCAAGATAAAATTTTAAAAAATATTGTTGAATATAGCAATCATTTGGTAAGTCAAATTTATCTAAATGCAGAGCTTGAAGATGATGTTAAGCATTTTGAAAGCTTAAAGCAAAAAGTAAGTTATGAGTGTAACCTTGAGCTAAACGAAGCTGATTTTAAAGATTTAGGTGTGATTGAAGTAGAAAACAAATTAAGTGAAATTTTAGAAAAAGCTTATAAAGACAAAATGAGTATTATTGAAGATAAGGAAGCTAGAAGAATTGAAAGAATTTTATATCTTCAAATTTTAGATAATCTATGGAGAGAGCATTTATACCAAATGGATATTTTAAAAACTGGTATAGGTTTAAGAAGTTATAACCAAAAAGATCCTTTAGTGGAGTATAAAAAAGAAAGTTATAATCTTTTCATGGAGCTTGTTGAGCGTATTAAATTTGATAGTTTAAAATTGTTATTTAATGTAGTTTTTACTCAAAAAGAAGCACAAAATTTTGAAGAAAAAAGCCATGAACAAAATGAGCAGTTTTTATCAAATACTACAGAAAGTGGTGTTAATGAAAACGGTGAAGCACAAATTACTAAAGTACCTAGAAATTCACCTTGTCCTTGTGGTAGTGGCAAAAAATATAAAGAATGTCATGGTAAAAGTGGTCCTAAAAAAGGTATTTTAGCTTAA